From a single Erpetoichthys calabaricus chromosome 1, fErpCal1.3, whole genome shotgun sequence genomic region:
- the LOC114651048 gene encoding lysosomal thioesterase PPT2-A-like isoform X3 — protein sequence MKRFSFPSCLMLQFLTCGGLFVLLFRATLCYKPVVIIHGLFDSPSDFQNLLHYINETHPGTNVTVVDLFDHTYSLEPMWKQVEGFKNAIYPIMQNAADGVHLICYSQGGLVCRGILSVLPDHNVDSFISLSSPQAGQYGDTSYLKYVFPKYIKTNLYHICYTSIGQDVSICNYWNDPHHHDMYLNSSKFLAILNNENTNPNATAWKNNFLRIKKLVLIGGPDDGVIMPWQSSHFGFYDDNETVIEMKDQMVVPPSLS from the exons ATGAAGCGGTTTTCCTTTCCCAGCTGTTTGATGCTGCAGTTTCTTACTTGCGGGGGCCTGTTTGTACTACTTTTTCGGGCGACCTTGTGCTATAAACCCGTGGTCATCATTCACGGTTTGTTCGACAGCCCCAGTGATTTTCAAAACCTTCTCCACTACATCAATGAG acTCATCCTGGTACCAATGTCACAGTCGTCGACTTATTTGATCACACCTATAGTCTAGAACCTATGTGGAAGCAAGTGGAAGGCTTTAAGAATGCCATTTATCCCATCATGCAGAATGCTGCAGATGGGGTGCACCTCATTTGTTATTCCCAag gagGCCTTGTATGCCGTGGAATTCTTTCAGTTCTGCCAGATCACAATGTGGATTCTTTTATCTCTCTTTCTTCACCACAGGCTGGTCAGTATGGAG ATACAAGCTACCTGAAGTACGTATTCCCAAAGTATATCAAGACAAATCTGTACCATATTTGTTACACTAGTATTGGTCAGGATGTTTCCATCTGTAATTATTGGAATG ATCCACATCACCATGATATGTACCTGAACAGCAGCAAGTTTTTGGCAATACTtaacaatgaaaacacaaatCCAAATGCAACAG CTTGGAAAAATAACTTCTTAAGAATTAAGAAGCTTGTTTTAATTGGAGGCCCTGATGATGGAGTCATTATGCCTTGGCAGTCAAG TCACTTTGGATTCTATGATGATAATGAAACAGTGATTGAAATGAAAGATCAGatg